One part of the Desulfobacterales bacterium genome encodes these proteins:
- a CDS encoding radical SAM protein has translation MKYRYENFGGIISSESPAFLAYVDRDYMRSLDLPESLLWQTDDISVNILSAPTEVHFAITNKCSISCPHCYMSAGDNEKGELSTESIKQALKILSDMKVFHAALGGGEALERPDLFEIADYARKVGIVPNLTISGLHVTPNIAEKMRCFGQVNISMDGLEEYYGVFRGRNFFKIADTALDYLIQAGVPTGINCVVGKNNFEHIPKIFSYAAQKQLNEIEFLRLKPSGRCSELYYKEKTTYKQNIILTPLLSSLSAKYDITAKIDCSFVPMFCYHNPPHEMIDKMATYGCEAGNVLLGIRSNGSVSGCSFLSQTDISVFDFNSGYSSKKYFKNFLSWTNLAKEPCKSCAYLYVCKGGCHAVAQFVKGSIFYPDPDCPKVVKYKIHV, from the coding sequence ATGAAATATCGTTACGAAAATTTTGGTGGAATTATATCGAGTGAATCTCCGGCATTTTTAGCTTATGTTGATAGAGATTATATGCGTTCTCTTGACTTGCCTGAATCGCTATTATGGCAAACTGATGACATTTCAGTTAATATTTTATCAGCACCTACTGAAGTTCACTTTGCAATTACTAATAAATGCTCAATATCTTGCCCCCATTGTTATATGTCTGCTGGGGATAATGAAAAAGGAGAACTTAGCACAGAATCAATTAAGCAAGCGCTTAAAATTCTTTCGGATATGAAAGTTTTTCATGCCGCTCTTGGTGGTGGAGAAGCCCTTGAAAGGCCAGATTTATTTGAAATTGCGGATTATGCAAGAAAAGTTGGAATAGTTCCGAACTTGACTATATCCGGCCTTCATGTAACACCCAATATAGCTGAAAAAATGCGCTGTTTTGGTCAAGTGAATATTTCAATGGACGGTTTAGAAGAGTATTATGGTGTTTTTAGAGGAAGAAATTTCTTTAAAATTGCAGATACAGCATTGGATTATCTGATTCAAGCCGGTGTTCCGACAGGCATTAACTGTGTTGTTGGCAAAAATAATTTTGAGCATATTCCTAAAATATTTAGTTATGCCGCTCAAAAGCAGCTTAATGAGATTGAATTTTTAAGACTAAAACCTTCAGGACGATGCAGTGAGCTTTATTACAAGGAAAAAACAACGTATAAACAAAATATTATCCTTACACCGCTTTTATCAAGTTTATCGGCTAAGTATGATATTACAGCTAAAATAGACTGTTCATTTGTTCCTATGTTTTGTTATCATAATCCTCCCCATGAAATGATAGATAAAATGGCAACTTATGGATGTGAAGCTGGAAATGTATTGTTAGGAATAAGAAGTAACGGTAGTGTAAGCGGATGTTCTTTTTTAAGCCAGACTGATATATCTGTATTTGATTTTAATTCTGGATATAGTAGCAAAAAATATTTTAAAAATTTTTTATCATGGACAAATTTAGCTAAAGAACCTTGTAAAAGCTGTGCCTATCTTTATGTATGTAAGGGTGGGTGTCATGCAGTAGCCCAATTTGTTAAAGGAAGTATTTTTTATCCTGACCCAGATTGTCCTAAAGTAGTAAAATATAAAATACATGTTTAA